The nucleotide sequence GATGCCCATGTCTTCCAGCGACACGGCCAGGGCCAGGAATTCACCCAGCGAATCCCAGCGCAAATGGTTTTCTTCCACCAGTTGCTTGACGTGTTTGGGGGCCGAACCGCCCGCACCCGTTTCGTACATGCCGCCACCGGCCATCAACGGCACGATCGACAGCATCTTGGCGGACGTGCCCAGTTCCAGGATCGGGAACAGGTCGGTCAGGTAGTCGCGCAGGATGTTGCCGGTCACCGAGATAGTGTCCAGGCCGCGGAATGCGCGTTCCAGGGTGTAGCGCATGGCGCGCGTCTGCGACATGATCTGGATGTCCAGGCCCTTGGTGTCGTGCTCCTTCAGGTAAACCTGTACCTTCTTGATGACTTCATTCTCGTGCGGACGGTAGGAGTCGAGCCAGAACACGGCAGGCATGCCCGAGTTGCGCGCACGGGTGACGGCCAGCTTGACCCAGTCGCGGATCGGCGCATCCTTGACCTGGCACATGCGCCAGATATCGCCCTCTTCCACCGTTTGCGTCAGCAGCACTTCGCCCGTTTCCAGGTCGGTGATGTTGGCAGTGCCGCCTTCAGGCACTTCAAAGGTCTTGTCGTGCGAACCGTATTCTTCCGCTTGCTGCGCCATCAGGCCAACGTTCGGCACGGTGCCCATGGTCTTCGGATCGAAGTTGCCGTGCCATTTGCAGAAACCAATCATTTCTTGGTAGATACGCGCGAAAGTCGATTCCGGCATGACTGCCTTGACGTCTTTCGGACGGCCATCGGCACCCCACATCTTGCCGCCGATACGGATCATGGCAGGCATGGACGCGTCGACGATGATGTCGTTCGGCGAATGGAAGTTGGTGATGCCCTTGGCCGAATCGACCATGGCCAGTTCCGGACGATTCGCATGGCAGGCGTGCAAATCTTTCAACACTTCATCTTTTTGCGACGCTGGCAGGGTTTCGATCTTGTCGTACAGGTTGCTCATGCCATTGTTGACATTCACGCCCAGCTTGTCGAACAGTTCAGCGTGCTTGGCGAACGCATCCTTGTAGAAAATACGTACGCAGTGGCCGAAGACGATCGGGTGCGAGACCTTCATCATGGTCGCCTTGACGTGCAGCGAGAACATCACGCCCGTCTTGAAGGCGTCGTCGATTTCTTTCTCGTAGAACTCCAGCAGCGCTTTCTTGCTCATGAACATGCTGTCGATGATTTCGCCCGCTTGCAGGGAAACCTTCGGTTTCAGCACGATGGTCTTGCCGGAGGCGGTGACCAGTTCCATCTTGACATCGCGTGCCTTTTCCAGGGTCAGCGATTTTTCGCCATGGTAGAAATCACCATGATGCATGTGCGAGACGTGGGTTTGCGATGCCTGGCTCCACTCGCCCATCGAATGCGGGTGCTTGCGTGCATACTCTTTGACAGCCTTCGGCGCGCGGCGGTCGGAATTGCCTTCACGCAAGACCGGGTTGACCGAGCTGCCGATGCACTTGCCGTAACGGGCCTTCAAGGCTTTTTCTTCTTCCGTCTTCGCGTCTTCCGGATAGTCCGGCAGCTTGTAGCCACGGCCTTGCAATTCGCGCACGCAAGCGATCAATTGACCTTGCGAGGCGCTGATGTTCGGCAGTTTGATGATGTTGGTGTCCGGATTCTGGGTCAATTTGCCCAGTTCAGCCAGGGTATTCGGGACTTTTTGCGCGTCCGTCAGGAATTCGGGAAATTCGGCCAGTACACGCGAGGCCACCGAAATATCAGTGGCGACCACGTCCACGCCAGCCGGCGCGGTGAATTTTTTGATAATTGGCAGCAGGGAATACGTCGCGAGCAGCGGCGCCTCGTCAGTCAGCGTGTAGATGATTTTGGATTTTTGTGTTGCCATGTTCATTCCCTTGTATGCGGTGAGGCCTGGTGGTTAACTTTCTTCATTCCAAACACAGGACGGTTAGCCTTGCTTTGGACGGCTAGTGTGCCGGCGGTGACGCCGTGCTTGCCCACCACGTATTTTAGACTGTCCTGCCGCTGTTTGTGTATCAGATGCCGAGGAATCTTATATAAGACAGCAAATATGCCCGGTAGACAGGTGCAGTTGACGGTTTTCCGCAGTGAAATAGGTGCATTCGGTCCGGCAAGCCATGTACAAGATATAGGAAACAAATATTTTTTTACAAATAAAATCACTTAAACGCTGTCACGAGCGCTCGTTCTTTACGATGCCACGCACGTTCGTCAGCGCCAGGCAAGCATTCAGGACGATCAGCGCCCAGGCCCCGTCTTGCCAGCCCCAGCAGACCCACAGACCATTGCTGAACAAAAATACCCAGAAGCCCGCAAAGCGCCGAGCGGCCGCGCGCGACCCCACCAGCCAGGCCGCCAGCAGCGAGGCGGCCATGGCGGGCCACTGCAGCAATTCGATGATATCGGGCATGGCGGCTCCCTTGCGTGAAAGATTAGACAATATTGGCGTTTTTGCCGGCTTCCTGGCGCGCGCCTGCCACTTCTCCCTCACTTCCGCGCAATATCGACTTGCCACGGGCAGCCAAGACCAACCTGATCGCCTGATCCAGCGACGTGTTTGCGCATGGCCAGCCGTTCGTCAACAGGGCTGCATCAGCATTTACGGCAAGTTTTCAATCAACCTGGCCGTGAACGTCAAGTCGCATCCCTATTTTCGCCCGCCGCGAGCGGTCAAGCGGCCAAGCGGCTCACTGCCGGCTTGAAGGCAGCCCGCGAGAGAGGCGCCTTGATGGCGACATGACTGGTATTGCGGCTACCTTCGGGATCGGCGGTGAGCTGGAAAACGCCGACCACTTCGGCTAGCATCAGCGCTTCTTTCTGCAGCGATGCGGCTGCGCTGCTGGCTTGTTCGACCATGGCGGCGTTCTGCCGGGTCGCTTCGTCCATCTCGCCTACGGCTTGGTTGACCGACTCGATACCGGTGCTTTGCTCCTGGCTGGCCAGGCTGATCTCTGCCATGATGTCGGTGACGCGTTTTACGCTACGCACAATCTCTTCCATCGTAGTGCCTGCATCGTCAACCAGGCGCGCGCCTATATCAACCCGCTGCACGGAACTGCCGATCAGGGCCTTGATTTCGCT is from Janthinobacterium sp. 61 and encodes:
- a CDS encoding NADP-dependent isocitrate dehydrogenase, giving the protein MATQKSKIIYTLTDEAPLLATYSLLPIIKKFTAPAGVDVVATDISVASRVLAEFPEFLTDAQKVPNTLAELGKLTQNPDTNIIKLPNISASQGQLIACVRELQGRGYKLPDYPEDAKTEEEKALKARYGKCIGSSVNPVLREGNSDRRAPKAVKEYARKHPHSMGEWSQASQTHVSHMHHGDFYHGEKSLTLEKARDVKMELVTASGKTIVLKPKVSLQAGEIIDSMFMSKKALLEFYEKEIDDAFKTGVMFSLHVKATMMKVSHPIVFGHCVRIFYKDAFAKHAELFDKLGVNVNNGMSNLYDKIETLPASQKDEVLKDLHACHANRPELAMVDSAKGITNFHSPNDIIVDASMPAMIRIGGKMWGADGRPKDVKAVMPESTFARIYQEMIGFCKWHGNFDPKTMGTVPNVGLMAQQAEEYGSHDKTFEVPEGGTANITDLETGEVLLTQTVEEGDIWRMCQVKDAPIRDWVKLAVTRARNSGMPAVFWLDSYRPHENEVIKKVQVYLKEHDTKGLDIQIMSQTRAMRYTLERAFRGLDTISVTGNILRDYLTDLFPILELGTSAKMLSIVPLMAGGGMYETGAGGSAPKHVKQLVEENHLRWDSLGEFLALAVSLEDMGIKTGNAKAKILAKTLDEATGKLLDNSKSPSPRTGELDNRGSHFYLAMYWAQALVAQKDDAELAAHFAPLANALAENEEKIVAELKAVQGKETDIGGYYLPDPAKTEAVMRPSASLNAVLDSI